One segment of Comamonas thiooxydans DNA contains the following:
- a CDS encoding LysR family transcriptional regulator has translation MNLQQIETFVRVAEVGSFSKAAVLLDTAQPALSRQVRALETELRETLLIRTGRGVTLTDAGRRLLEHGHAIMQRVAMAKEDLGSQRDEPVGRITVGLPPSLARRLTLPLIDGFSREMPKARLAVVEGFSMNISEWLTSGRMDLGLVYTPEPHPQIEVSPVLEERLCLIGPASTLAGRTSIPFEHLAEFPLIMPQHGQIFRKLMEAQATLSQVKLNVVWEVSSVPAILDLVRGGYGYAALTDSAMHSHATDAALVEVPIKSPHIVSTLCLVQPAKKKSTPLMRRTAELLRRLSMQVCSVESGHI, from the coding sequence ATGAATCTGCAGCAGATAGAGACCTTTGTTCGGGTGGCCGAAGTGGGGAGCTTCAGCAAGGCTGCGGTACTGCTGGACACCGCCCAGCCGGCGCTCAGTCGTCAGGTGCGTGCCCTTGAAACTGAGTTGCGCGAGACCTTGCTGATCCGCACCGGGCGCGGCGTGACGCTGACCGATGCGGGGCGCCGCCTGCTCGAGCATGGTCACGCCATCATGCAGCGCGTGGCCATGGCCAAGGAAGACCTGGGCAGTCAGCGCGACGAGCCCGTGGGACGTATCACGGTCGGCCTGCCGCCAAGCCTGGCGCGGCGCCTGACCCTGCCCCTGATCGACGGCTTCAGCCGCGAGATGCCCAAGGCCAGGTTGGCGGTGGTCGAAGGTTTCTCCATGAATATCTCGGAGTGGCTGACTTCGGGGCGCATGGATCTGGGCCTGGTCTACACGCCGGAGCCGCATCCGCAGATCGAGGTCTCGCCCGTGCTCGAAGAGCGCCTGTGCCTGATCGGCCCGGCCAGCACGCTGGCAGGCCGCACCAGCATCCCGTTCGAGCATCTGGCCGAGTTCCCGCTGATCATGCCTCAGCACGGGCAGATTTTCCGCAAGCTGATGGAGGCGCAGGCCACGCTGTCCCAGGTCAAGCTCAATGTGGTCTGGGAGGTTTCCAGCGTGCCCGCCATTCTGGATCTGGTGCGCGGCGGCTATGGCTATGCGGCGCTGACCGATAGCGCCATGCACAGTCATGCCACGGATGCCGCGCTGGTGGAGGTGCCCATCAAGTCGCCGCATATCGTCAGCACCTTGTGCCTGGTGCAGCCCGCCAAAAAGAAGTCCACGCCACTGATGCGCCGCACGGCCGAGCTGCTGCGCCGCCTCAGCATGCAGGTCTGCTCGGTGGAAAGCGGTCATATCTGA
- a CDS encoding IclR family transcriptional regulator C-terminal domain-containing protein codes for MSEPGTPTIAAADFIAGLAKGLAVLESFDTERQRLNATMAAERAGITRAAARRHLLTLAYLGYLESDGSYFWLAPKVLRLSGSYLASARLPRIVQPVLHRLAAQTGLSYSCVVREGREVVIVARSAVHEKGERLMAHGLHLGTRLPAHATSTGRVLLASLSSSELDDWLATYDLPKLTAHTVSDGAALKALLDEVRRLDYCMALEEHELAIQAVAVPLRNMRGRTVAALNVVTSAKRMSPQTMQQEILPLLQEAARTLRPQL; via the coding sequence ATGAGTGAACCCGGCACCCCTACCATCGCTGCGGCGGACTTCATTGCCGGCCTGGCCAAGGGCCTGGCCGTACTGGAGAGCTTCGACACCGAGCGCCAGCGCCTGAATGCCACCATGGCCGCCGAGCGCGCAGGCATCACGCGCGCTGCCGCCAGGCGCCATCTGCTCACCCTGGCCTATCTCGGCTATCTGGAATCCGACGGCAGCTATTTCTGGCTGGCCCCCAAGGTGCTGCGCCTGTCGGGCAGCTATCTGGCCTCGGCGCGGCTGCCTCGCATCGTGCAGCCCGTGCTGCACAGACTGGCAGCGCAGACCGGACTCTCCTACTCCTGCGTGGTGCGCGAGGGCCGCGAAGTCGTCATCGTCGCGCGCAGCGCCGTGCATGAAAAAGGCGAACGGCTGATGGCCCACGGACTGCACCTGGGCACGCGCCTGCCGGCGCACGCCACGTCCACGGGCCGGGTGCTGCTGGCCTCGCTCTCGAGCTCGGAGCTCGACGACTGGCTGGCCACCTATGACCTGCCCAAGCTGACGGCGCACACCGTCTCCGATGGTGCGGCGCTGAAGGCCTTGCTCGACGAGGTGCGCCGCCTCGACTACTGCATGGCGCTCGAAGAGCATGAACTGGCCATTCAGGCCGTGGCCGTGCCGCTGCGCAATATGCGCGGGCGCACCGTGGCAGCACTGAATGTGGTGACATCGGCCAAGCGCATGAGCCCGCAAACCATGCAGCAGGAAATACTGCCGCTGCTGCAGGAGGCCGCCAGAACCTTGCGCCCCCAACTTTGA
- the pobA gene encoding 4-hydroxybenzoate 3-monooxygenase: MRTQVAIIGAGPSGLLLGQLLYKAGIDNIIIEQRSADYVLGRIRAGVLEQVTVDLLKQAGADKRMNEEGLPHDGIELLFKGKRHRINLHDLTGGKRVMVYGQTEVTRDLMEVRAQEGLTTVYEASHVQPVDFESDKPKVRYEKDGQVHEIECDFIAGCDGFHGICRASAPQDKIKTFEKVYPFGWLGLLSDTPPVSHELIYANTERGFALCSQRSATRSRYYLQVPLTDKVEDWSDEAFWEELKKRLDPEARANLMTGPSLEKSIAPLRSFVTEPMRFGRMFLAGDAAHIVPPTGAKGLNLAASDVGYLSQAFVEYYQQQSEAGIDRYSEQCLRRVWKAERFSWWMTSMLHNFPGEGEFNTKVQEAELDYIVHSEAGSTSLAENYVGLPLV; this comes from the coding sequence ATGCGTACACAAGTCGCCATCATCGGTGCCGGTCCCTCGGGTCTGCTGCTGGGGCAGCTGCTCTACAAGGCGGGCATCGACAACATCATCATCGAGCAGCGCAGCGCCGACTATGTGCTGGGCCGCATCCGCGCCGGCGTGCTGGAGCAGGTGACCGTGGATCTGCTCAAGCAGGCGGGTGCTGACAAGCGCATGAACGAGGAAGGTCTTCCCCACGACGGTATCGAGCTGCTGTTCAAGGGCAAGCGCCACCGCATCAATCTGCATGACCTGACCGGCGGCAAGCGCGTGATGGTCTACGGCCAGACCGAGGTGACCCGCGATCTGATGGAAGTGCGGGCCCAGGAGGGCCTGACCACAGTCTACGAAGCCAGCCATGTGCAGCCTGTGGACTTCGAGAGCGACAAGCCCAAGGTGCGTTACGAAAAAGACGGCCAGGTGCACGAGATCGAGTGCGACTTCATCGCCGGTTGCGACGGCTTTCACGGCATCTGCCGCGCCAGCGCGCCTCAGGACAAGATCAAGACCTTCGAGAAGGTCTACCCCTTCGGCTGGCTGGGCCTGCTCTCCGATACGCCGCCCGTGTCGCACGAGCTGATCTACGCCAACACCGAGCGCGGCTTTGCGCTGTGCAGCCAGCGCAGCGCCACGCGCAGCCGCTACTATCTGCAGGTGCCGCTGACCGACAAGGTCGAGGACTGGAGCGACGAAGCGTTCTGGGAAGAGCTCAAGAAGCGCCTGGACCCCGAAGCTCGCGCCAATCTGATGACCGGCCCTTCGCTGGAAAAAAGCATTGCGCCGCTGCGCAGCTTCGTGACCGAGCCCATGCGCTTCGGCCGCATGTTCCTGGCCGGCGACGCCGCCCACATCGTGCCGCCCACCGGCGCCAAGGGCCTGAACCTGGCAGCTTCCGATGTGGGCTATCTGTCGCAAGCCTTTGTCGAGTACTACCAGCAGCAGTCCGAAGCCGGCATCGATCGCTACTCCGAGCAGTGCCTGCGCCGTGTATGGAAGGCCGAGCGCTTCTCCTGGTGGATGACTTCCATGCTGCACAACTTCCCCGGCGAGGGCGAGTTCAACACCAAGGTACAGGAAGCCGAGCTGGACTACATCGTTCACTCCGAAGCCGGCTCGACCTCGCTGGCCGAGAACTATGTGGGTCTGCCCCTGGTGTAA
- a CDS encoding 2OG-Fe dioxygenase family protein yields MAHIMFSPPYIAAAEAAQSLRTRGYAVLQPEDFAQWMGLSVSDLHVMDADWQGLPPDAFLKDGGRYRRRRHSCFVSEGDQVQQVPHRAHWQPVEYNALHGGMQRMFEPMLDSTTTSAAWLEMINALGQLADQVFCTDERHERWFVEAHQFRIDTTDGIGRPTPEGAHRDGVDLVAVLLVGRKGVKGGETRVFEATGPNGQRFTLTEPWSVMLLDDARMIHETTPIQPAEPGGVRDTLVLTYRRGNFQGAELQQQQGQAA; encoded by the coding sequence ATGGCGCACATCATGTTTTCCCCTCCCTATATTGCCGCTGCCGAGGCAGCCCAGTCCTTGCGCACGCGCGGCTATGCCGTGCTGCAGCCCGAGGACTTCGCCCAGTGGATGGGCCTGAGCGTGAGCGATCTGCATGTCATGGATGCGGATTGGCAGGGCCTGCCGCCCGATGCCTTCCTCAAGGATGGCGGCCGCTATCGCCGCCGCCGTCATTCCTGTTTTGTCAGCGAAGGCGATCAGGTGCAGCAGGTGCCCCACCGCGCCCACTGGCAGCCCGTGGAATACAACGCGCTGCATGGCGGCATGCAGCGCATGTTCGAGCCCATGCTGGACAGCACGACGACGAGCGCGGCATGGCTGGAGATGATCAATGCTCTGGGGCAACTGGCCGATCAGGTGTTCTGCACCGACGAGCGGCATGAGCGCTGGTTTGTCGAGGCGCACCAGTTCCGCATCGACACCACGGACGGCATCGGACGGCCCACGCCCGAGGGCGCGCACCGCGACGGCGTCGATCTGGTCGCCGTGCTGCTGGTGGGGCGCAAGGGCGTCAAAGGGGGCGAGACCCGGGTGTTCGAAGCGACCGGCCCCAATGGCCAGCGCTTCACGCTGACCGAGCCCTGGTCCGTGATGCTGCTCGACGACGCGCGCATGATTCATGAAACCACGCCGATTCAGCCCGCCGAGCCTGGGGGCGTGCGCGACACGCTGGTGCTGACCTATCGCCGCGGCAACTTCCAGGGTGCCGAGCTCCAGCAGCAGCAGGGTCAGGCTGCTTGA
- a CDS encoding universal stress protein: protein MFNHILVPVDGSKPSMLAAHKAAELSKVFGSAVTAVYVVDPYPFTGVGADFAYGQSQYLSAATAEANTALDAVKAIMDEAGVPVKTLVGEGHAVHEGIVRTMESVGADLVVMGSQGRRGLEKLMLGSVTQRVLGAVRVPVLVVRE from the coding sequence ATGTTCAATCACATTCTGGTTCCGGTCGACGGCTCCAAGCCCTCCATGCTGGCGGCGCACAAGGCCGCGGAGCTTTCCAAGGTCTTCGGCAGCGCCGTGACGGCGGTGTATGTGGTCGATCCCTATCCTTTCACCGGCGTGGGCGCCGACTTTGCCTATGGCCAGTCACAGTATCTGAGCGCGGCCACCGCCGAAGCCAACACCGCCCTGGATGCGGTCAAGGCCATCATGGATGAGGCGGGCGTGCCCGTGAAGACGCTGGTGGGCGAGGGCCATGCCGTGCATGAAGGCATTGTGCGCACCATGGAAAGCGTGGGTGCCGATCTCGTCGTCATGGGCTCGCAGGGGCGACGTGGCCTTGAGAAGCTGATGCTGGGCAGCGTCACCCAGCGCGTGCTTGGCGCCGTGCGCGTGCCGGTGCTGGTCGTGCGCGAGTGA
- a CDS encoding bacteriohemerythrin has protein sequence MNTSPETLEFLENIMALLVWVPELDTGIAEIDRQHRRIVDYINRLYELRSSPDREGLGDVIGEMIDYTVSHFVFEESLIESAGYMFAGPHKKVHELFTRRVIEMQTRFDAGEDVAAELHGMLSRWLFNHIRNEDHGYVDSAKVYLRMMSKESGHTAEKERLKAEVLQELELQQKKKGWLARLLNR, from the coding sequence GTGAATACTTCTCCGGAAACCCTTGAATTTCTGGAGAACATCATGGCATTGCTGGTCTGGGTCCCCGAGCTGGACACCGGGATTGCGGAGATCGACCGGCAGCACCGCCGTATCGTCGATTACATCAACCGGCTCTACGAATTGCGCAGCTCGCCCGACCGCGAAGGTCTGGGCGATGTCATCGGGGAGATGATCGACTACACCGTCTCGCACTTCGTCTTCGAGGAAAGCCTGATCGAGAGCGCCGGCTACATGTTCGCCGGGCCGCACAAAAAAGTGCACGAGCTGTTCACGCGCCGCGTGATCGAGATGCAGACCCGCTTCGATGCGGGCGAGGATGTGGCCGCCGAACTGCATGGCATGCTCTCGCGCTGGCTGTTCAACCACATCCGCAACGAAGACCATGGCTATGTGGACTCGGCCAAGGTCTATCTGCGCATGATGTCCAAAGAGAGCGGACACACGGCAGAAAAAGAACGACTCAAAGCGGAAGTGCTGCAGGAGTTGGAATTGCAGCAGAAGAAGAAAGGCTGGCTGGCCCGACTGCTCAATCGCTGA
- a CDS encoding tripartite tricarboxylate transporter substrate binding protein, producing the protein MIRQILISTAVIASAGLSFSAAAQDPAADYPNKPVRMIVPFPPGGGTDILSRVIANKLTEVSKWTVVPDNRAGAGGTIGITEAVKAAPTGYDMVMGQKDNVVLGPYLYKNLPWNPSKDLTPVAHVAYTPIVIATAANSPYKTLADVVAAAKKNPSKITYGSPGNGTSIHLAGVMLEKASDIHLTHVPYKGSNPAMMDALAGNVDLLVSSVPSAIAQIKAGKLRAIAVTSAKRSSSLPDTPTLAESGLKGFDVSTWYGLFMPKGTPSSIVTKVNVEVNKLLAMPEVREAILTQGAEPQSMSVANFDKMFQADFKQSKQVVESSGAKIE; encoded by the coding sequence ATGATTCGCCAAATTCTCATCAGCACAGCCGTGATCGCAAGCGCGGGCCTGAGCTTTTCAGCCGCTGCACAAGACCCCGCTGCCGACTACCCCAACAAGCCCGTGCGCATGATCGTGCCGTTCCCGCCAGGCGGCGGCACCGACATCCTCTCGCGCGTGATTGCCAACAAGCTCACCGAAGTCAGCAAGTGGACCGTGGTGCCCGACAACCGTGCGGGTGCAGGCGGCACCATCGGCATCACCGAAGCGGTGAAAGCGGCGCCCACGGGCTATGACATGGTGATGGGCCAGAAGGACAATGTGGTCCTTGGCCCCTACCTCTACAAGAACCTGCCCTGGAACCCCAGCAAGGATCTGACCCCCGTGGCTCACGTGGCCTACACCCCCATCGTGATCGCCACGGCCGCCAACTCGCCGTACAAGACGCTGGCCGACGTGGTGGCTGCAGCCAAGAAGAATCCGTCCAAGATCACCTACGGCTCGCCCGGCAACGGCACCAGCATCCACCTGGCCGGCGTGATGCTGGAAAAGGCCTCGGACATTCATCTGACTCACGTGCCCTACAAAGGCTCCAACCCCGCGATGATGGATGCACTGGCCGGCAATGTGGATCTGCTGGTGTCCTCCGTACCCTCGGCCATAGCCCAGATCAAGGCCGGCAAGCTGCGCGCCATCGCCGTGACCTCGGCAAAGCGCTCGTCCTCGCTGCCAGACACCCCAACACTGGCCGAATCCGGTCTCAAGGGCTTTGATGTGAGTACCTGGTACGGCCTGTTCATGCCCAAGGGCACGCCCTCGTCCATCGTGACCAAGGTCAATGTCGAAGTGAACAAGCTGCTGGCCATGCCCGAGGTGCGCGAGGCCATTCTGACCCAGGGCGCCGAGCCCCAGTCCATGAGTGTCGCCAACTTCGACAAGATGTTCCAGGCCGACTTCAAGCAGTCCAAACAGGTCGTCGAATCCTCGGGCGCCAAGATCGAGTGA
- a CDS encoding SDR family NAD(P)-dependent oxidoreductase encodes MLRMTKHLTILTGGSRGMGLSMGQQLLQQGHQLLSIARKTSAALASSASKPAQLLQWEQDLAQSAAAAQRLATWLGTIDPREWASITLINNAGVIPQIAPLSQVPSTDMINALRVGLEAPMALTGAFLGATESWQIPRKVLNISSGLGRRAMASQASYCTAKAGMDQFSSCVALEEAAKPNGARIVSLAPGVIDTDMQVQLRSAASTDFPDVGRFAALHGSGQLTSADDAAARVLAWLARPDFGDQVVADVRQA; translated from the coding sequence ATGCTTCGCATGACAAAGCATTTAACGATTCTGACCGGTGGCTCTCGCGGCATGGGCCTGTCCATGGGACAGCAGCTGCTGCAGCAAGGCCATCAGTTGCTGAGCATTGCCCGCAAGACCAGCGCCGCCCTGGCCTCCAGCGCCAGCAAGCCTGCACAGCTCTTGCAATGGGAGCAGGACCTGGCACAGAGCGCTGCTGCTGCGCAGCGCCTGGCGACCTGGCTGGGCACGATAGATCCCCGTGAATGGGCCAGCATCACCCTGATCAACAATGCGGGCGTCATCCCGCAGATTGCGCCGCTGTCCCAGGTGCCTTCAACCGACATGATCAATGCCCTGCGCGTGGGTCTTGAAGCTCCCATGGCCCTGACCGGAGCCTTTCTCGGTGCAACCGAGAGCTGGCAGATTCCCCGCAAGGTGCTCAATATTTCCTCGGGCCTGGGCCGGCGCGCCATGGCCTCGCAAGCCAGCTATTGCACGGCCAAGGCCGGCATGGACCAGTTCAGCAGCTGCGTGGCGCTGGAAGAGGCGGCCAAGCCCAACGGTGCACGCATCGTGTCTCTGGCGCCAGGCGTCATCGACACCGATATGCAGGTGCAACTGCGCAGCGCAGCTTCAACCGACTTCCCTGATGTGGGCCGTTTTGCCGCTCTGCACGGCAGCGGGCAGCTGACCTCGGCCGATGACGCCGCAGCCCGCGTGCTGGCCTGGCTGGCACGGCCGGACTTCGGCGACCAGGTGGTTGCCGACGTACGCCAGGCTTGA
- a CDS encoding ABC transporter ATP-binding protein, which translates to MSQHMLQLEQVSTHYGAICAVNHVSLHVDQGEIVTLIGSNGAGKTSLLMTVCGNPRASGGRILFEGEDITQMSTHHIMRRGIAVSPEGRRVFKDLTVTENLQMGGFFLNKAEIADGVEHVFKLFPRLKERAAQRSGTMSGGEQQMLAIGRALMSKPRLLLLDEPTLGLAPLIIAQIFEIIQTIRAAGVTVFLVEQNANRALQIADRGYVLETGKVVLEDSGVNLLSNDEVRKAYLGH; encoded by the coding sequence ATGAGCCAGCATATGTTGCAACTGGAGCAGGTCTCCACCCATTACGGCGCGATCTGCGCGGTCAATCATGTCAGCCTGCATGTCGATCAGGGCGAGATCGTCACACTCATCGGCAGCAATGGTGCTGGCAAGACATCGCTTCTGATGACGGTCTGCGGCAACCCTCGTGCCAGCGGCGGGCGCATTCTGTTCGAGGGCGAGGACATCACCCAGATGTCCACTCATCACATCATGCGCCGCGGCATTGCCGTCTCGCCCGAAGGCCGTCGTGTCTTCAAGGACCTGACGGTGACCGAGAACCTGCAGATGGGCGGCTTTTTCCTGAACAAGGCCGAAATCGCTGACGGCGTCGAGCATGTGTTCAAGCTCTTTCCTCGCTTGAAGGAGCGCGCAGCGCAACGCTCGGGCACCATGTCCGGCGGCGAGCAGCAGATGCTGGCCATAGGCCGCGCGCTGATGAGCAAGCCGCGCCTGCTGCTTCTGGACGAACCCACACTGGGCCTGGCGCCGCTCATCATTGCGCAGATCTTCGAGATCATCCAGACCATCCGCGCAGCGGGTGTGACGGTGTTCCTGGTCGAGCAGAATGCCAATCGCGCCCTGCAGATTGCCGACCGAGGCTATGTGCTGGAAACCGGCAAGGTGGTGCTGGAGGACAGCGGTGTCAACCTGCTGAGCAATGACGAGGTGCGCAAGGCCTATCTGGGTCATTGA
- the livG gene encoding high-affinity branched-chain amino acid ABC transporter ATP-binding protein LivG: protein MSEYLLEVKDLCMRFGGLLAVDNVGFNVRPQEVFAIIGPNGAGKTTVFNCISGFYQPSGGSVVLDGQSIAGHSSHQVANHGVVRTFQNVRLFKSMTALENLLVAQHRQSRATLLGGLFNTPGYRRAEQEKIDNALQWLDVMGLRQFANREAGNLAYGHQRRLEIARCMITKPRVLMLDEPAAGLNPQEKKDLQHLIDDLRKQYGVAVLLIEHDMGLVMGVSERILVMEYGKPIAMGLPEAIRNDERVIKAYLGEA from the coding sequence ATGAGCGAGTATTTGCTGGAAGTCAAAGACCTGTGCATGCGCTTCGGCGGCCTGCTGGCCGTGGACAACGTGGGCTTTAACGTACGCCCTCAGGAAGTGTTTGCCATCATCGGCCCCAACGGCGCGGGCAAGACCACGGTATTCAACTGCATCAGCGGTTTCTACCAGCCCTCGGGCGGCTCGGTCGTTCTGGACGGCCAGAGCATTGCAGGCCACAGCAGCCACCAGGTCGCCAACCACGGTGTGGTGCGCACATTCCAGAACGTGCGCCTGTTCAAGAGCATGACGGCGCTGGAAAACCTGCTGGTCGCACAGCATCGCCAGTCGCGTGCCACGCTGCTCGGCGGCCTGTTCAACACGCCAGGCTATCGTCGTGCCGAACAGGAAAAGATCGACAACGCGCTCCAATGGCTGGACGTGATGGGCCTGCGCCAGTTTGCCAACCGCGAGGCAGGCAATCTGGCCTATGGTCACCAGCGCCGGCTGGAGATTGCGCGCTGCATGATCACCAAGCCTCGCGTGCTGATGCTGGACGAGCCCGCCGCCGGCCTGAACCCGCAGGAGAAGAAAGACCTGCAGCATCTGATCGACGATCTGCGCAAACAGTACGGCGTGGCCGTGCTGCTGATCGAGCACGATATGGGTCTGGTCATGGGAGTGTCCGAGCGCATTCTGGTCATGGAATACGGCAAGCCCATCGCCATGGGCCTGCCCGAGGCGATTCGCAATGATGAACGGGTCATCAAGGCCTATCTGGGAGAGGCCTGA
- a CDS encoding high-affinity branched-chain amino acid ABC transporter permease LivM has translation MKYSFSAALRDALIATVMTAIVVTPIFSLHLERAGVRTIITPDWSMTGWACLAIFVVQMLKPLLAGKLPKVNLPAVPQMKSGTRNVVIFVVLMMAASWPFFAGRNAVDIATLAMIYVMLGLGLNVVVGFAGLLDLGFVGFYAVGAYTYALLFHWAGWTFWEALPLAGAASALFGFVLGFPVLRLRGDYLAIVTLGFGEIIRLLLTNLTSFTGGPDGISSIPKPTVLGLPMTRTPLTEDGTTFHQFFGLEFNSMHMVIFVYLMALLLAMVTLFISNRLIRMPIGRAWEALREDEIACRSLGLNPMKIKLSAFTLGAMFAGFGGAFFAARQGIVNPESFTFIESALILAIVVLGGMGSQLGVIVAAIILTVLPELAREFSEYRMLIFGLVMILMMVWRPQGLLPMKRHQVEVKS, from the coding sequence ATGAAGTACAGCTTTTCCGCCGCTTTGCGCGATGCGCTGATCGCCACCGTGATGACGGCCATCGTCGTCACCCCCATCTTCAGCCTGCACCTAGAGCGCGCCGGCGTGCGCACCATCATCACCCCTGACTGGAGCATGACCGGCTGGGCTTGCCTTGCCATCTTCGTCGTGCAGATGCTCAAGCCCCTGCTCGCCGGCAAGCTGCCCAAGGTCAATCTGCCGGCAGTCCCGCAGATGAAATCGGGCACACGCAACGTCGTCATCTTTGTGGTGCTGATGATGGCCGCCTCCTGGCCCTTCTTCGCGGGCCGCAATGCCGTCGACATCGCGACTCTGGCCATGATTTACGTCATGCTGGGCCTGGGTCTGAACGTTGTGGTCGGCTTTGCCGGCCTGCTGGACCTGGGCTTTGTGGGCTTCTATGCCGTGGGCGCCTACACCTATGCGCTGCTGTTCCACTGGGCTGGCTGGACGTTCTGGGAAGCGCTGCCGCTCGCCGGCGCAGCCTCGGCCCTGTTCGGCTTCGTGCTGGGCTTTCCCGTGCTGCGCCTGCGCGGTGACTATCTGGCCATCGTGACGCTGGGTTTCGGTGAGATCATCCGCCTGCTGCTGACCAATCTGACCAGCTTCACGGGCGGCCCCGACGGCATCTCCAGCATTCCCAAGCCTACGGTGCTGGGCCTGCCCATGACCCGCACGCCCTTGACCGAGGACGGCACGACCTTTCATCAGTTCTTCGGTCTGGAGTTCAACTCCATGCACATGGTGATCTTCGTCTATCTGATGGCCCTGCTGCTGGCCATGGTGACGCTGTTCATCAGCAACCGCCTGATCCGCATGCCCATAGGCCGCGCCTGGGAAGCGCTGCGCGAGGATGAAATCGCCTGCCGTTCGCTGGGCCTCAACCCCATGAAGATCAAGCTCTCGGCCTTCACGCTGGGCGCCATGTTCGCGGGTTTCGGCGGCGCTTTCTTCGCCGCCCGCCAGGGTATCGTCAATCCCGAGTCCTTCACCTTCATCGAGTCGGCCCTGATTCTGGCCATCGTGGTGCTGGGTGGCATGGGTTCTCAGCTGGGCGTGATCGTGGCCGCCATCATCCTGACCGTGCTGCCCGAGCTGGCACGCGAGTTCTCCGAATACCGCATGCTGATCTTCGGTCTGGTCATGATTTTGATGATGGTCTGGCGCCCCCAGGGCCTGCTGCCCATGAAGCGACACCAGGTGGAGGTGAAGTCATGA